The Streptomyces sp. Je 1-332 genome has a window encoding:
- a CDS encoding trypsin-like peptidase domain-containing protein: protein MNTENEGNEVPPAPSAPPVPVESPAASADPATPAAGPAPAAPASAASAHEPAAHEAPTHAGATAGAPQYAAPHASGAGAWPPPPPPAVPSYAQGGGSGSGWGASYAAQHPEGPKPAGRRGGLIAAVLVAALVAGGVGGGIGFWAADRNDNSTGSTTVSASNTPADLKRDPGTVADIANKALPSVVTVEAQGGNGEGGTGTGFVYDTQGHILTNNHVVASAADGGKLAVTFSDGKKYDAEVVGRAEGYDVAVLKLKNPPSNLKPIPLGNSDKVAVGDSTIAIGAPFGLSNTVTTGIISAKDRPVTSSDGASSKSSYMSALQTDASINPGNSGGPLLDAGGAVIGINSAIKPAESGGGLGGGGQSGSIGLGFAIPVNQAKYVAQQLIKNGQAVYPVIGASVALQENTGGATISQEGASGSQAVTPNGPADKAGLKPGDVITKLDDTVIDSGPTLIGQIWTHKPGDTVEITYKRDGKEHTVDVVLGQRKGES, encoded by the coding sequence GTGAACACCGAGAACGAGGGCAACGAGGTACCCCCGGCCCCGTCAGCGCCTCCTGTGCCGGTGGAATCTCCCGCTGCTTCCGCCGACCCCGCGACCCCCGCCGCCGGGCCCGCCCCCGCGGCGCCGGCTTCCGCCGCGTCCGCCCACGAACCGGCGGCGCACGAGGCTCCCACACACGCCGGTGCCACTGCGGGCGCGCCCCAGTACGCCGCCCCGCACGCTTCCGGTGCCGGCGCCTGGCCGCCTCCGCCGCCGCCCGCCGTTCCCTCGTACGCCCAGGGCGGCGGCTCCGGCTCCGGGTGGGGCGCGTCGTATGCGGCGCAGCACCCGGAAGGGCCCAAGCCCGCCGGCCGTCGCGGTGGCCTGATCGCCGCGGTGCTCGTGGCCGCGCTGGTCGCGGGCGGTGTCGGCGGCGGCATCGGCTTCTGGGCTGCCGACCGGAACGACAACAGCACGGGCTCGACCACGGTGTCGGCGTCGAACACCCCGGCCGACCTCAAGCGCGACCCCGGCACGGTCGCCGACATCGCGAACAAGGCGCTGCCCAGCGTCGTCACCGTAGAGGCCCAGGGCGGGAACGGCGAGGGCGGCACGGGCACCGGCTTCGTCTACGACACTCAGGGCCACATCCTCACGAACAACCACGTCGTGGCCTCCGCGGCGGACGGCGGAAAGCTCGCGGTGACGTTCTCGGACGGCAAGAAGTACGACGCCGAGGTGGTCGGCCGCGCCGAGGGTTACGACGTCGCGGTGCTCAAGCTCAAGAACCCGCCCTCGAACCTGAAGCCGATCCCCCTCGGCAACTCCGACAAGGTGGCCGTCGGCGACTCGACGATCGCCATCGGTGCCCCCTTCGGCCTCTCGAACACGGTCACCACCGGCATCATCAGTGCCAAGGACCGGCCGGTGACCTCCAGCGACGGCGCGAGCAGCAAGAGCTCGTACATGAGCGCACTGCAGACCGACGCCTCCATCAACCCGGGCAACTCCGGCGGCCCGCTGCTGGACGCGGGCGGCGCCGTCATCGGCATCAACTCCGCCATCAAGCCCGCGGAGAGCGGCGGCGGCCTCGGCGGTGGCGGCCAGTCCGGCTCCATCGGCCTGGGCTTCGCCATCCCGGTCAACCAGGCCAAGTACGTCGCTCAGCAGCTCATCAAGAACGGCCAGGCCGTCTACCCCGTGATCGGTGCGTCGGTCGCCCTGCAGGAGAACACGGGCGGCGCCACGATCTCCCAGGAAGGCGCGAGCGGTTCGCAGGCGGTCACTCCGAACGGCCCGGCGGACAAGGCGGGCCTCAAGCCCGGCGACGTCATCACGAAGCTGGACGACACGGTGATCGACAGCGGCCCGACCCTGATCGGCCAGATCTGGACCCACAAGCCGGGCGACACCGTCGAGATCACCTACAAGCGCGACGGCAAGGAGCACACGGTCGACGTGGTCCTGGGCCAGCGCAAGGGCGAGAGCTGA
- a CDS encoding glycerophosphodiester phosphodiesterase — translation MTLARQQQIQVVAHRGASEDAPEHTLAAYKKAVEDGADALECDVRLTADGHLVCVHDRRVNRTSNGRGAVSALELADLATLDFGSWKSNHGEADEGPDWADTSVLTLERLLELVADSNASGRDVQLAIETKHPTRWAGQVEERLLLLLKRFGLDSPPVDGPSPVRVMSFSARSLHRVRAASPTLPTVYLMQFVSPRHRDGRLPEGVRIAGPGMRIVRNHPAYVARLKRAGHQVHVWTVNEPEDVELCAELGVDAIITNRPKQVLSQLGRR, via the coding sequence GTGACCCTCGCACGACAGCAGCAGATCCAGGTCGTCGCCCACCGCGGAGCCTCCGAAGACGCCCCCGAGCACACACTGGCCGCGTACAAGAAAGCGGTCGAGGACGGTGCCGACGCTCTCGAATGCGATGTGCGCCTCACGGCGGACGGGCACCTCGTCTGTGTCCATGACCGTCGTGTGAACCGGACGTCGAACGGCCGGGGAGCCGTCTCGGCCCTGGAGCTCGCCGATCTCGCGACGCTCGACTTCGGCTCCTGGAAGAGCAACCACGGCGAGGCCGACGAAGGCCCCGACTGGGCGGACACCTCCGTCCTCACCCTGGAGCGGCTCCTCGAGCTGGTCGCCGACAGCAACGCCTCGGGGCGCGACGTCCAGCTGGCCATCGAGACCAAGCACCCCACACGCTGGGCCGGTCAGGTCGAGGAAAGGCTGCTCCTTCTACTGAAGCGCTTCGGTTTGGATTCCCCTCCCGTCGACGGCCCCTCTCCCGTACGCGTCATGAGCTTCTCGGCGCGCTCCCTGCACCGCGTGCGGGCCGCGTCCCCCACCCTGCCGACGGTCTATCTGATGCAGTTCGTCTCGCCCCGCCACCGTGACGGCCGACTGCCCGAAGGCGTGCGGATCGCGGGCCCCGGCATGCGGATCGTCCGCAACCACCCCGCCTACGTGGCCAGACTCAAACGCGCGGGTCACCAGGTGCACGTGTGGACCGTGAACGAACCCGAGGACGTGGAGCTCTGCGCCGAACTCGGCGTCGACGCCATCATCACCAATCGCCCCAAGCAGGTGCTGTCCCAGTTGGGCCGTCGCTAA